A genomic stretch from uncultured Cohaesibacter sp. includes:
- a CDS encoding FadR/GntR family transcriptional regulator, whose product MSSPKVDLAISLVQDLIRTGKIKPGDRLPNEAEFSTQLGVSRNSLREAVRAMSAMKILEARQGDGTYVSGLDPTQMIETLRFAVDVSGPEAVLWFLEIRIMMELHTTAIAAARRTKSDLDRLKQCHQAMLNAEDTGTLLKKDSEFHHIIAETTQNPIMVSLLNVVSAPALRARIWRNRMTDSATNNLRIEHEAVLNCIEAQDVEGAKYAMYTHVSGVQSWVKAHPDFFSLDEEPVETTDQDK is encoded by the coding sequence ATGAGCAGCCCCAAGGTAGATCTGGCTATTTCATTGGTTCAGGATTTGATTCGAACAGGAAAAATCAAACCCGGAGATCGCCTTCCAAACGAGGCCGAGTTTTCTACACAACTCGGAGTTTCGCGCAATTCCCTGCGTGAAGCGGTTCGTGCGATGAGCGCCATGAAAATTCTCGAGGCCAGGCAGGGCGATGGCACCTATGTGTCGGGCCTTGATCCAACCCAGATGATCGAAACCCTGCGGTTCGCCGTCGACGTTTCCGGTCCGGAAGCTGTCTTGTGGTTTCTGGAAATCCGCATCATGATGGAACTGCATACAACGGCCATTGCAGCCGCGCGACGCACCAAATCAGACCTCGATCGCCTCAAACAATGCCATCAGGCCATGCTGAATGCAGAGGACACCGGCACTCTTCTCAAGAAGGACTCCGAGTTCCACCATATCATCGCAGAGACAACCCAGAACCCGATCATGGTCTCTCTGCTCAATGTGGTCTCCGCCCCGGCCCTCAGGGCACGCATCTGGCGCAACCGCATGACGGATAGTGCAACCAACAATCTACGCATCGAACATGAAGCAGTTTTGAACTGCATTGAAGCTCAGGATGTCGAAGGCGCCAAATATGCCATGTATACCCATGTCAGCGGCGTCCAGAGCTGGGTCAAGGCGCATCCCGATTTCTTCTCGCTAGACGAAGAGCCGGTCGAGACAACCGATCAGGACAAGTAA
- a CDS encoding zinc-binding alcohol dehydrogenase family protein, which produces MKALCIVDAEKSEVRDVEPMTMGPDDVVVDISYVGFCGSDLNTYMGKNPLVQLPRIPGHEASGFVVEKGANVGDDIKIGQSVILWPYSACGHCSSCRAGRPNACRHNETLGVQRDGALREKMVIRADCVVPNESLTPKRQVLVEPLSVGFHAVSRGRVEASDTVVVMGCGMIGVGAIMGAAARGARVIAVDLSPEKEEIAKLVGASEFLTLSGEELVKKVNELTDDHGANVVIEAVGLPITFTTAIDAVCFAGRVVYVGYSKAPVTYETKFFNLKELDIMGSRNAMRPDFDAVIEALLKIGDKMDSLITKTFPMAEAADVLPYWEANKNDVLKLVVEL; this is translated from the coding sequence ATGAAAGCACTTTGCATTGTAGACGCAGAAAAAAGTGAGGTTCGCGATGTCGAACCAATGACAATGGGCCCCGATGACGTTGTTGTCGACATCTCATATGTCGGCTTCTGCGGTAGTGACCTGAACACCTATATGGGCAAGAACCCGCTGGTTCAGCTGCCTCGCATTCCTGGTCATGAAGCATCCGGCTTCGTGGTTGAAAAGGGTGCCAATGTTGGTGACGACATCAAGATTGGCCAGTCTGTTATCCTGTGGCCATATTCTGCTTGCGGTCATTGCAGCAGCTGCCGTGCAGGTCGTCCGAATGCATGCCGGCATAATGAAACTCTCGGTGTGCAGCGTGATGGCGCTCTGCGTGAGAAAATGGTTATTCGTGCCGATTGTGTTGTGCCGAATGAAAGCCTGACGCCGAAACGTCAGGTTCTGGTCGAGCCCCTTTCTGTTGGGTTCCACGCTGTATCGCGTGGCCGCGTTGAAGCATCTGATACGGTTGTTGTCATGGGCTGTGGCATGATCGGTGTTGGCGCCATCATGGGCGCAGCCGCGCGTGGTGCACGGGTAATTGCTGTCGATCTGAGCCCTGAAAAGGAAGAGATTGCCAAACTTGTTGGTGCAAGCGAATTTCTGACCTTGAGCGGCGAAGAGCTCGTCAAGAAAGTCAATGAATTGACCGATGATCATGGCGCGAATGTCGTGATCGAAGCGGTTGGGCTGCCAATCACTTTCACCACGGCCATTGATGCTGTCTGCTTTGCTGGTCGCGTGGTTTATGTCGGTTATTCCAAGGCTCCGGTTACCTATGAAACCAAGTTCTTCAACCTCAAGGAACTGGACATCATGGGCTCGCGCAACGCAATGCGTCCAGACTTTGATGCCGTGATCGAAGCACTGCTCAAGATCGGCGACAAGATGGATAGTTTGATCACCAAGACATTCCCGATGGCTGAGGCTGCTGATGTGCTGCCTTATTGGGAAGCCAACAAGAATGATGTTCTCAAGCTGGTTGTCGAGCTCTAA
- a CDS encoding YeiH family protein, which translates to MRTWHYIQSVLPGFLLCGFITILAYGAEWIEIHLTGHRFMDALVFSIILGTAVHSILGLKPMFKKGINFSAKYLLELAIVLLGASVSLTIIKTLGPLLLLVVIVIVTIAIISSYSIGRLLGLPEKQALLVACGNSICGNSAIVAVAPVIEADSDDIASAIAFSATLGIIVVLALPAFANAFDIDPHRFGIFAGMTVYAVPQVLAATAPVSTISVHFGTLVKLMRVLMLGPVILVLGFREGRKAELVAEKTTGKSLKFSQLVPWFIIGFFLMIALQSVGAIPDAIMPPIKEVTTLLTILSMAGLGLLVNVRSVFASSGRVLATGALSILFLGALGAAAIMLLSL; encoded by the coding sequence ATGCGAACCTGGCACTATATTCAATCCGTTCTCCCCGGCTTCCTCCTGTGTGGCTTCATCACGATTCTGGCCTACGGGGCCGAATGGATCGAAATTCACCTGACCGGCCACCGCTTCATGGACGCCCTGGTCTTTTCCATCATACTGGGCACAGCCGTCCATTCCATTCTCGGCCTCAAGCCGATGTTCAAGAAGGGTATCAACTTTTCTGCCAAATATCTGCTCGAACTCGCCATCGTGCTGCTGGGGGCCTCAGTCAGCCTGACGATCATCAAGACCCTCGGCCCGCTTTTGTTGCTGGTGGTTATCGTCATCGTGACAATCGCCATCATTTCCAGCTACAGCATTGGCAGGCTTTTGGGATTGCCAGAGAAGCAGGCGCTGCTGGTGGCCTGTGGCAACTCGATTTGCGGCAACTCCGCCATTGTGGCTGTAGCCCCGGTCATCGAGGCCGATTCTGACGATATTGCTTCAGCGATCGCTTTTTCTGCAACGCTGGGCATTATTGTGGTGTTGGCCCTGCCCGCCTTTGCCAATGCCTTTGACATTGACCCTCACCGCTTCGGCATCTTCGCTGGCATGACCGTCTATGCAGTGCCGCAGGTTCTGGCGGCGACCGCTCCGGTCAGCACCATCAGCGTCCATTTCGGAACGCTGGTCAAGCTGATGCGTGTGTTAATGCTGGGGCCAGTCATTCTGGTACTCGGTTTCCGTGAAGGACGAAAAGCCGAATTGGTCGCCGAAAAGACCACAGGCAAAAGCCTCAAATTCAGCCAACTGGTGCCGTGGTTCATCATCGGCTTCTTCTTGATGATTGCCCTTCAATCCGTAGGAGCGATTCCGGACGCAATCATGCCTCCGATCAAGGAAGTCACAACCCTGCTGACCATTCTTTCCATGGCGGGACTGGGATTGCTGGTCAATGTGAGGTCGGTCTTTGCATCAAGCGGTCGCGTACTGGCAACCGGAGCATTGTCCATCCTGTTTCTGGGTGCACTTGGCGCCGCGGCAATCATGCTCCTGTCCCTCTGA
- a CDS encoding LysR substrate-binding domain-containing protein, with translation MTLEQLSIFVAVAERQHITRAADAVGLTPSAVSASVKALEGFHNVKLFNRVGRGIELTEAGRLFLKEAKATLARANAAALVLSELGGLKRGVLHIHASQTIASYWLPSRMVHFHDLYPAIDLRLTVGNTQTVTRAIEEGQAEIGFIEGDIDAPLLRSTKLADDEIAIVVAPGHPLANAGEREWLDLIKSTLWVMREQGSGTRSTFETAMRNLGVPSEEINIALEFPSNEAVLSALVGSDYAGAVSRMAAGPLVATGQIVFSDVPFPPRDFMALSHRERALSLAAHEFLQLCQAA, from the coding sequence ATGACCCTTGAGCAGCTTTCCATTTTTGTCGCCGTGGCCGAGCGGCAGCATATTACCCGTGCAGCCGATGCGGTCGGTCTGACGCCCTCAGCGGTGAGCGCTTCGGTCAAGGCATTGGAAGGCTTTCACAATGTCAAATTGTTCAATCGCGTGGGGCGCGGTATTGAGCTCACGGAGGCTGGGCGGCTTTTCCTAAAGGAAGCAAAGGCAACTCTGGCGCGGGCCAATGCGGCAGCTTTGGTGCTCAGCGAGCTTGGCGGCTTGAAGCGCGGTGTGTTGCATATCCATGCCAGCCAGACAATTGCAAGCTACTGGTTGCCTTCGCGTATGGTGCATTTTCATGATCTCTATCCAGCTATTGACCTGCGTCTGACGGTGGGCAACACGCAAACTGTAACGCGCGCAATCGAAGAAGGGCAGGCGGAAATTGGCTTCATCGAAGGGGATATCGATGCGCCCTTATTGCGCTCCACCAAGCTGGCTGATGATGAAATTGCCATTGTCGTTGCGCCCGGTCATCCGCTGGCCAATGCGGGAGAGCGGGAATGGTTGGACCTGATCAAGAGCACGCTGTGGGTCATGCGTGAGCAGGGCTCGGGCACGCGGTCTACCTTCGAAACCGCCATGCGCAATCTTGGCGTGCCTTCCGAGGAGATCAACATCGCCTTGGAATTTCCCAGCAACGAGGCTGTGTTGTCCGCCTTGGTGGGGAGCGATTATGCGGGGGCGGTTTCCAGAATGGCGGCCGGGCCACTGGTTGCGACCGGTCAGATCGTCTTTTCCGACGTGCCGTTTCCACCAAGGGATTTTATGGCGCTTAGCCATAGGGAACGGGCACTGAGCTTGGCGGCACACGAGTTTTTACAGCTATGCCAAGCGGCCTGA
- a CDS encoding L,D-transpeptidase, which produces MTTRRQFLGGSAILAAGLLSACSPRTRQPLSPPGLENPYSALYGPLPDERFPLPAVDLRKIDKEFLRKEVYYPTSEKVGTLIVDTGNFHLYLVQENGTAMRYGVGLGRAGFEWNGRATVARKAVWPKWTPPEEMIQRQPELEKWSWKNGGMPPGPTNPLGARALYIFQGGRDTLYRLHGTAETWSIGRAVSSGCVRLLNHDIIDLYRRVPTPSPIVVL; this is translated from the coding sequence ATGACCACTCGCCGACAGTTTTTGGGCGGCAGCGCCATTTTGGCCGCCGGGCTCTTGAGCGCCTGTAGTCCCCGTACACGCCAGCCGCTCTCGCCCCCGGGCCTGGAGAACCCCTATAGCGCCCTGTATGGTCCGCTGCCCGATGAACGCTTTCCGCTGCCAGCCGTTGACTTGCGAAAGATAGACAAAGAATTCCTGCGCAAAGAAGTCTATTACCCCACCAGCGAGAAGGTCGGCACATTGATCGTCGATACCGGCAATTTCCATCTCTATCTGGTTCAGGAAAATGGAACGGCAATGCGCTATGGCGTCGGTTTGGGGCGCGCCGGGTTTGAATGGAACGGTCGCGCAACTGTTGCCAGAAAGGCAGTCTGGCCCAAATGGACACCACCGGAAGAAATGATCCAGCGCCAGCCCGAGCTGGAAAAATGGAGCTGGAAAAATGGCGGCATGCCTCCGGGGCCAACCAACCCGCTGGGCGCGCGTGCACTCTATATTTTCCAAGGCGGCCGCGACACTCTCTATCGCCTGCATGGCACTGCCGAGACATGGTCCATCGGACGGGCGGTTTCTTCAGGCTGTGTGCGCCTGCTGAACCACGATATCATCGATCTCTACAGACGGGTCCCCACCCCGTCGCCTATTGTGGTTCTTTAA